From the genome of Leptotrichia sp. HSP-342:
TCCCGCTCAATTCTCGACAATTCTTTCAAATCATTAATTGTAGCTTTTCTAATTTTCATCTTTTGTATTTAATCCTTCCTTTTTTGTTTAAATATGAATTTTGTATATATTTATTATTTTTAAAAAGTTTACAAAAATAGTTTTTTCTACTTTCATAGATTATATAATATTTATGTTTACAAAATTTTTTTCAATTCACAAAATAATTTTTTATATAATTTCTCTTTTAATTTTTAACATCTACAATTATCTCTAATCAAAAATCACTTTCCAATTATCTTTATCTTTATTAGCCTCAAAACACATTCGTATCTGCTCAGCAGTAGTTTTATTAGTTGCAAGCTCTGGCAATTCATCAATTCCAAAATATTGGCTGTCAATCGTTTCTATATTTTTCTCAAATTTTCCGCTAACATATTTACATAACACAAAAATTTTTGTTATGCCATAAGGCATTGCTTTTCCTTGATTTTTTGTTACATCCAGTAAAGCTACAATCATTTCTGCACTTGCTTCAATTCCAGCTTCCTCCTTAACTTCCTTTAATACATTTTCCTTAACTGAAAGATATACATCTGCCCATCCGCCTGGCAATGCCCATTTTCCATTGCTCTCCTGAATTAATAAAATCTTATTATTTTCAAAAATTGCAGCTCTAGTATCAATTTTAGGTGTCTGATATCCAACTTCATTACAAAACAGACTTTTTACTTTTTCTACTGAAATATCAGTCTTATGAGCTACCATCTCTGCTGAAATCTCTCTAATTCTCTCAAATCGCTCAATATCAAACTTATCCTTTCCATACGCAAGTCCCGCCTGAGCCAGACTTTGTAATTCAATTGCCCAATTTAGCCATTTTTCTTCTTCCGATTTTTTTCCAT
Proteins encoded in this window:
- a CDS encoding NUDIX hydrolase N-terminal domain-containing protein, coding for MKDGKKSEEEKWLNWAIELQSLAQAGLAYGKDKFDIERFERIREISAEMVAHKTDISVEKVKSLFCNEVGYQTPKIDTRAAIFENNKILLIQESNGKWALPGGWADVYLSVKENVLKEVKEEAGIEASAEMIVALLDVTKNQGKAMPYGITKIFVLCKYVSGKFEKNIETIDSQYFGIDELPELATNKTTAEQIRMCFEANKDKDNWKVIFD